DNA from Balneolaceae bacterium:
CCCTCTCTGCTGAAGGAATTGACCCGTGACAGTCTATCTTCTATCTTTTGCCATTCGTCCTCCGGGTAGAGGAAGAGGCAGCGGTCAAGTCCTCTCAGAATAGTAAAACGTTCCTGCGCCTGGGGATTCAGGCTTTTGCGCAGCTTGGCCGGAAAGCTCACACGACCTTTATTATCTACGCTATGTTCATATTCGCCTTTGAAACCAGGCATATACGCCCCCAGAGTTACGCGGTGTTGATTAGGAAAAGAGAATAACTCCCACATTCTCCCACTTCAACCCACAATGTACCCCAAAGCGTCCTAATATGTCAAGGATTTGTTGGGGTATGTGCATATTTTTTGCCTTGACTGTAGCCTGAAGGCCATTTCAGAAGGCAAAAGGGGTTCCTGCACGTCCTGGGAAGGGATAGACGCGTCTTTAAACCTATTGGTTTATAGGTGTGCGGATTACTGCAGGATGACTTCGCGGTAGTAGAGGCGAGAGGCGTATTCGCTGGAGGGGTCCTCTGAGGGCAGCACGTAGACCAGGTGTCCGTCGAGCTCGGCCACAGGGTAGTCCCGTGTGTAGATCCTGCCGATGGGTTCGCCCTGGTGGGAGTAGAACTGCAGCCACATCGTATTCTCGTAATTACCGTTGCCAATCATCTCACTGGCGGCGATCCAGCGTTCGGATGCCTGTATCCGGCCGATGCCATGGAGGTCGTTCTCCCTTATTTCGTTTACCTGCCGGAAATTGTTTCCCGCCTCTTCGATCTCCTCGCGATGCAGCTCCAGGTCCAGGGGCAGCAGTTCCACCTCTTCGCTTTGCACATCAAGAGAAACGAGATAATTGGTATACCGGAAATAGGCGTACAGCCTGTCGCCCTGTCTGCGAAAGTCGTTGGTGAATGCCGGCATCTGGTAAATCATGGGAACCGGATCCAGCATGCCCAGGGTAAGTTCCAGCGGACGCATGGTGCCGTCGTCTTCCAGGCGATGCAGCATGACGGTGCTGTCGGGGGTTCCGGCGTAGTAGGCAAAGCGTCCTATGTAGAATCCTCCGCCCGCCCGAGCCAGGTAGCTTCGGTCAACCAGGGATCCGACGTTGAGTTCGCCCAGGCACTCGCCGGTGCTGATACGATAGGTGATGATCTTGGACTGCGCGGTACTCAGGACGAACAGCGAATCCCCTGACATATCAAAGGATTGGGCGAGGGTGTATTCACAGGGGCCTTTGCCTAAGGCTCCAAAGGTGCGCACCATCCGGTGATCTTCGAAAAGCGACAGCGGAGCGTCGTAGCTTCGGGAGTACAAAACGGTTCTCGTCGACGCACTCCTATCCGGGATATACTCCGCACGCTAAGCAGATCGTCGCGGAGAACATGCACATCCCCGGTGTCGGCGAGGGTAGCGGTGAGATTCGTGCCGGATGCGGTGTTATCAGCGTCGCTATCGGAACCGTCCGTACAGGCAAGAAGCAGGAAGGGAAGGAGCAGAACCAGGGAGGCGTATTTGGTCTTCATGGCGGTGGGACAGGAATTATTGTAGGGTCACCTCTCGGTAGGTTACACGGTAGGTGTAGTCGGACTCGGGGTCGCGGACCGGTTCTATGAACATCAGCCGGTTACCCTGAAGTGCAAAGGGAGTATCGTCCAGGGTTTGCTGTCCCATTGGATCACCTGCCGGACTCTGGAAATAAATCTTGCTGAGCGGCTCTTTACCATTCCGTGGCCTCCGGGTGGACACGGCGATCCACCGATTCGTCGCATGGATCCTTCCCGCGATATCTGCTTGGCCGATGTACGCGAAGTCTTGTCCGGGGTTCGATTCGGCCTCCTCAAATGCTTCACGATTTATCTCGATGTGGAGCGCATGTGTGTGTACCTTGAAGGACGGTACTTCCACTTCGGCAAGCACCTGGCTGAAGGGAAAGGCTGCGTAAATCTGGTTGTTATGCCGCGCAAAGTTGATGCCAGGAATTACGATGGGTATGGTGGTGGGAGCAGCGTCGATGGACTCAAGGACCAGGTCAACCGGAACCATTGTTTCGTCATCACTCAGATACGAGAGTATTCGGGTGGTGTCGGGAGTGTTGGAACTGTAGTGTGAACGGCCCGTGAGAAATCCTCCTGCCACCCGTTCGAGGTATTGCCTCGCGAGCAGGCCGTGATGACTGGTCTCTCCCAGGCATTCACCACTTCTCAGGCTGAAGGTGATGATCTTCTGTTGGGAGTTTATGAGCACAAAGAGGGAATCCCCGGAGGTGTCCAGTGCCGTTACTCCCAATAACCCGGAATTACCTCCATACTCGCAGGGGCCGTTGCCCGCCCGACCGAAGGTGCGAGTCATCACATGATCCTCGAAGAGGACGACCAAGGGCTGGTCGTCCGCTACTACAAGCCGGTTTCCCTCCACAGAGATGGCCGAGGTGATATTGCCGAGCGGCTTGAGATTGTCCCGAAGTAGATAGGTCTCCCCGCTGTCGGCCAGAGTGGCGGTCAGGGACGAATCCGAACCGGCGCCTGGAGCGGAGCTCTCCGAGCCGCATGCGCTGGCTAGAAGCAGGAGTGAAAGGCACAGTATCACGGAGGCGCGTCTCTGGCTCACGACTATAGTATCAGGTTAGTAGGTATAGTCAATTACTGTAATGGGACCAATAGTTGCAACCGGGAAAGGCCGATCCAGCAACAGGAAAAATGGGCTGTAATTAATAAACGGATATCTGCCGATAGGTTACCTGGTAGCCGTATCGTGACTCCGCTGGACCGGTGGCATCGATTATAAGGAGTTCATTGCCTCGTATAATGGATGGGTTATCCTGATAATTTAAACTGCGAATGAGCTTTCTTTCAGGGGTGAATACATGAAACTTCTCGATGTTTGGTTCCTCCCGATGGAAGCGGATTGTGCTTACACCTACCCAGTTTTTGGCCGCAAAAACACCTCGGACGATCTCCACCATACCCCCGTTAATCAGATCGCCGGCATCTCCGGAGTCTGAAGTGGCCTCCTCGAAAGCCTTTCTGTTGAGTACCAAATCCATCGAATAGGTGCTTATCTTATGGGTCTCAAGGTCCAGTTTTGCAAGCATTCCGCTTAGAGGGAAGGCTGCATAGATCCGATTGCCGTACCGTGCAAAATTGATTCCCTGCAGATCAAACGGGAATCGTACGGGTACGGGATTCACCTCGCCCTTGGTCAGGGACAGGTCCTCCACCGTTCCATTGTCATGAACCAGCTTGAGCAGTACGGTGCTGTCGGGTGTGCCTACCCTGTAGTAGATACGGCCGGTGAGATAGGAACCGTCCAGCCGTTCCAGGTAGTGGGCACGCTGGAGTATCGGATGACTGGTCTCACCGAGACACTCAGCTGTATTCAAATTATAGGCAATAATTTTCGCCTGGGCGGAGTCGAGCACAAAGAGGGAATCACTATTCGTATCGATGTTGGATATTTCCAGGTATTCGCATGGTCCCCTGCCGATTCTGCCGTAGGTGCGAGTCATCACATGATTCGCGAAATATCCCACAGAGGGCTGAGCATCTACGACGATCAGAGCGCTGTCACCGACGGCTTCGATCATCATCACGGTGTCAAGCGGCTTCAGGTCGTCGCGCAGCAGATGGGTCTCACCGCTGTCGGCAATGGTTACTTCGGGGCTGTCGCCGGTTGAGCTATCGGCCGTGTCAATGTCGGTCTCCCGTTTGCAGGACAGGAAAAGAAGCAAGCAGAGTATACCCACCGAAAGGATGGAGGCTCGTTTCACCATGGCAGACAGTGTGCTTGGATAATAATAAAGCCAAGTCAGCTATACTTGACGCAGATTTTCAAAGGGCCCACATGCCGGCCGGTATGGCCTACTCCACCGTAAACTCCCGGTAGACCACCTCGTAGCTGTAGTCGCTGGAGGGATCCTCCACCGTGCGTATATATATGATGCGGTTTCCGTGTATGGCCAAGCGGTAGGCGTCCAGGTTCACCTCGCCTATGAAATCTCCCTGGTGGGTGTAGAACTGCAGGCCGCGGATCTGGTCGGAACCTGCATCACCCGGATGCACCACCGAGGCCACCACCCAGCGGTCGGTGGCAAGCAGGCGCACCACGTACTCCATTTGCTGGTTGATGAGTTCCAGGATGCGGCGTGAGTCGGAGGCGCTTTCGATCTCTTCCCGCGGGATGGAGAGCTCCATGGGGTGGATGGCGGTCTCGCGCGTATTCGCATCCAGGGAGATCATGGTGCGGGTGAAGGGCAGGTAAGCGAATAGCATATCACCCGATCGGGCGAAGTTGAGTCCCGGGTAGGTGATGGGCACGGGCGTGTCGATGGGATCGGCCATGCTCTTGGTGAAGGAAAGGGGCTCCGGTTCCCCGTCCCGGGCATGGCGGAAAAACAGCCGGGTGGAGTCAGGCATGGATTGCGCGTAGCGTGTCCGCGCCGTGTAGAAGTCCCCGCCGGCCCTTGCCAGGTAGGTGGCGGCGTTGAAGCTCTCATGGGACACCTCCCCGGTGCACTCGCCGGTGCTGAGGCGGTAGGTGATTACCTTGGACTGCCGGGGGGCGTGTACATAAAGAGAGTCGCCGGATACGTCTATTGCACCCACTCGGGTATATTCGCAGGGCCCCTCGCCCTGCTGGCCGAAGGTGCGGGTCATCACGTGGTTCTCGAAAAGGGCGACGTTGGGAGACTGGTCCACCACCAGCAGGGCGCTGTCTCCAAGGGCCATTACATTTTCGATGGAGGAGAGCAGTTGCATGTCGTCCTTCAGCAGGTGCGTCTCCTCGCTGCCGGAGAGGCTGACCTCAAGCTCCGAGGGGTCTACAGGCTGGTCGGAGCCGGTGCATGAGACTGCCAGTAAAAAGAGCAGGGATAGGGCGTTTAGATGAAGGGTGCGCATGGTACGGAGTTTTGTATGCATGAATTCAGAAGCAAGAAACGAAATACCCGTCGCATTACACAACCTACTCCACGGTTACTTCACGGTAGATCAGCTCGTAGGTGTGTTCGGCCGTGGCGTCCGAGGCTTCACGCAGCAGCACCAGACGCCCGTCCTCCACGGCCACCATCCGTTCCTCTGTTTCAATCTCGCCGATGAAGGAGCCGTCCGGCTCGTAGAACTGCACGTACATCGTGGCATTCTCGTCCGAGCCGTTCTGCTGGGCCACGGAAAAGGCGATCCAGTCGGCTCCCCCCACAATGTGCTGGACGAACTGGTAGTTATTCTGGATGATGTTTATGATCTCGTCAATGTTTTCGCCTGCCTTGGTAATCTCCTCGCGCCGGATGTCCACGCGAAGGGGGAATCGGTCGAGGGCGCCGGAATTCATGTCGTAGCGGATCATCTGGTCGGTGAAGGGATAGTAGGCGTAGAGGCTGTTATCCCTGCGCAGGAAGTTGAGGCCCGGGGCCACCATGGTCACCGGGGTTTCGACCGGATCCAGCGCGCCTACATTTAGCTCCAGCGGCTCAGCCTCCCCGCCGTCAGGGATCCGGAATAGTACCTGTGTGGAATCGGCGGCGCCCATTACATAGTAGGTGCGGGCGGTATAGAAGGCGTCGCCCCTCCGCTCCAGGTAGGCGCGCCTGGCAAAGGCTTCGTTACCGGATTCGCCCAGGCACTCTCCGGTTTCCAGGTGGTAGGTCACCACCTTTGCCTGGTTGGCGCTCAGTACAAAGAGGGAATCGCCGGAGGTGTCGATGGCCGAGATGCCGCTGTACTCGCAGGGTCCCTCGCCCGTGGCGCCGTAGGTACGCACCATCCTGTAGTCCTCGAAGAGGGCCACGGAGGGCGACCGGTCCTGTACCAGATGGCGGCCGCCGCCCAGGGGAACCAACTCGGCGACGCTGTCCAGGATTTTCATATCATCCTCAAGCGGATGGCTCTCCACCACATCACCCACCGTCACACTTCGTTCGGAGGGAGCGTTGGCGTTCGGCTCCTCTCCGCCCGTGCAGGAGGCGAGGGCAAGGGAGAACAGCAGCAGAAGGAGCGAAAGTCGTCGTGGCATGGCGCAGATTTACGAAGTCCACAGTTTCGAATGTAATAACGGAATTGGCACCCACATATACAAATGCGGGGTGTTTCTCTCAACCTACGGTCGGCCGCGCCGCGATGTTTCGAAGCCCGCGCTCACCTTGAACAGGTCGCCCAGCAGGCCTGCCGCGGTTACCTCGCGGCCTGCGCCGGGACCCTGGATAACCAGGGGACTCTGGCTGTAGCGGCGGGAGCGGATACTCACCAGGTTGTCGGTATTGTTCAGTTGGCCCATTGGCGATGAAAGGGGTACTTCCTGCACACCTACGCTTACAAAGCCGTCGGCCGACAGCGAGCCGGCATAGCGAAGGGTATTCCCGTTGCGTTGGGCCCGCCTCATCTTCTGCTGCCAGTAATCGTCGTAGTCCGGCAGCCGCTCCAGGAACTCCTCCAATCCGGCTGTGGCCAGCTCCTCGGGAATCAGCGACTCCACCTGCAGGGCGTTTCTCTCCAGGCGGTACCCCAGGAAGCGGGCCAGGATGAGAAACTTGCGGGCTACATCCTCCCCGGAGAGGTCCTCCCGCGGATCGGGTTCGGCGTAGCCGCGCTCCCGTGCCTCCACCACCGCCCGGCTGAAGGGCACGCCCTCCTGGAGCTGGTTGAACAGGAAGGTCATGGTTCCCGAAAGCACGCCTGTGATGCCTGTGACGGTGTCCCCGCTGCGTAGCAGGTTCCCTATGGTGGAAAGTATCGGCAGTCCCGCACCTACGGTGGTTTCGTAGCGGTAGGAGGCGCCTTGTTCGGAAGCGGTGCGGTGCAGTTCCTCATAGTAGGACTGCTCAAAGGTGTTGGCCCGTTTACTGGGAGTGACGACGTTCACCCCGGCACCGAGCAGACGGTCGTAGATGCGGGCCACGTCGGGACTTCCGGTGGCGTCTACGAAGATAACCTGCCGCGGGTCGGTAAGGGTCAGGTAGGCGATGATGGCCTCCCAGTCGGTGGGTCGTCCCTGTTCAAGCAACTCCAGGGCTGCGGGCGCCTCGATGCCTCGCTCGCGGATGAGCAGGAGGCGCGAGTTGCACAGTCCGCTCAAGTGAGGGCGTTCCCGGGGAGGAAGCCCGGATAGCTGCTCCAGCAGGGCGCTGCCCACCGCGCCCGTGCCGGCCAGGAAGAGGCGGGGCCGGGGTGGCTCCTCCAGTTTTCCCAGCAACTCGGAGGCGGTTCGGCGGATGCGGGCACCGGTCTGAAGCAGGTTTTCGAGCAGGTGACGCGCCCCCGTCCGGGGTTCAAGGGTGATCTGTTTTTCGGTGTTGGCCAGGGTAGACATGTCAGGATACGGTTTAACAGGTTTAGGTTTGACTCTCCAGCGTTTGGTTTTCCAGGAAAGAGGCGATGATTTGGTTCATCTTTCCGAACTCGATGAGGAAAGCGTCGTGCCCGTGCGGGGAGTCGATCTCGGTGTACTGTCCCCGTGGGAGCAGGGAGGCCAGCTCCCGCTGCTCCTCGGCAGGGTAGAGTCCGTCGGAGCTGACACCGGCCACCAGCACGGGTATCTGCACCCGGGATAGGGCATCGGCGAGGCCCCCGCGGCCGCGACCCACATCGTGGGAATCCATGGCCCGGCTTAGCCGCAGGTAGGAGACTGCGTCAAAGCGCCGGCATAGTTTATCACCCTGGTACTCCAGGTAGGATTCCACCTGGAAACGCCCGTCGCTGCGCCGCTCCCGGCCGAATTTCCGGCGGTAATCGGAAGGTGCGCGGTAGCTGTTCATGGCAATCTGCCGGGCCAGGCTGAGTCCCCGGCGGGGCGGATCGTCTTCGGGGTAGTCCCCGCCTCGCCAGGACGGATCGCCCGTGATGGCCAGCCGCTGGGTGTGGTTGAGGGCCACCGCCCAGGGACTGTGGGCGGCGCCGGCCGCCAGCACGACGCCGGCGCGGGCCCGCCGGTCCATCAGGCAGAACTCCAGAACTTGCATGCCTCCCATGGAGCCGCCCACGGCCAGCTCGACACCGGTGATTTCCAGCAGGTCAAGCACGCGCTGCTGGAAACACACCATATCGCGTATGGTAATCTCCGGGAAGGAGGCCCGCCAGGGCTCCCCGGTGTGGGGATTTACGGTGCGGGGACCGCTGCTGCCGTAGCAGCTTCCGGGCACGTTAATGCAGAGCACGAACCGTCCCGGAGAATCCGGACTGCCGGCGGGATTCAGCACCCCTCCGGGTCCGAACAGTCCCCCGAACCAGCGGTCTGCCTCGCAGTTGCCGGTCAGTGCGTGGAAGATCACCACGGCGTTGTCACGCGCCTGGTTCAGTTTTCCCCAGCTACGCCAGGCGGCCCTGGGCTGTGGGATGACGGCTCCCGATTCGGTGACGAAAGGTTTCTCGAAGGTATGGGTATGCTGCATGACGGTTCGGATCAGGAGGTTACCTTGATGCGTTTGAAGGCTTCCTCGAAATCCTCGAGGATGTCGTCGATGTGCTCGATGCCTACGGAAACCCGGATCAGGTCCTCGGTCACCCCGCCTGATTGCTGCTCCTCGGCCGAGAGCTGCTGGTGCGTGGTGGAGGAGGGGTGGATGACCAGGGTCTTGGCGTCGCCCACATTGGCCAGGTGACTGGAGAGCTCCACGTTCTCGATAAAGGAGCGTGCAGCCTCGTAACCGCCCTCCACGCCGAAGGTGAGCACCGCCCCGAACCGGTTCGGCTGCAGGTACTTTTCGGCGCGCTTGTGCCAGGGGTGGTCCGCCAGGCCCGTGTAGTTCACCCAGGAGACATCCCCGTGACGGCGTAGCCACTGGGCCAGCTTGAGTGCGTTTTCGCAGTGTCGCTCGGTGCGCAGCGAGAGGGTCTCCAGTCCCTGGAGCAGCAGAAAGCTGTTGAAAGGGGAGGGCGCCGCGCCGATGTCCCTCAGCGCCTCCACACGCGCTCGGATGGCAAAGGCGATGTTGCCGAAGGGACCGTCCTCTCCGAACACCTCCCAGAATTTCAGACCGTGGTAGGCCGGAGAGGGCTCCGTGAAGACAGGGAACTTGCCATTGCCCCAGTTGAAGGTGCCCGCGTCGGTGATCACGCCGCCGATGCTGGTGCCGTGTCCCCCGATCCACTTGGTGGCGGACTGCACCACGATGTCGGCGCCGTGGTCAATAGGGCGGCAGATAGCCCCGGCCGCCCCGAAGGTGTTGTCCACCACCAGCGGGATGCCGTGCTTTCCGGCCAGCTTGCTCAGCCCCTCGAAGTCGGGTACGTTTCCGCGCGGATTGCCGATGGATTCCACGTAGATGGCTTTGGTCTGCTCGTCGATGGCGGACTCATACGCCTCCAGGGTGTCCTCTTCCACAAATTTCACGTCGATACCCAGACGGGGAAGGGTCACCTTGAACTGGTTGTAGGTGCCTCCGTAGAGGAAGGGCGTGGATACGATGTTGTCGCCGGCCTGCGCGATCGTGACGACGGTCAGGAACTGGGCCGACTGCCCGGAGCTGGTGGCCACGGCGGCGGCTCCGCCCTCCAGCGCGGCAATGCGCTTTTCAAAGACGTCGGTCGTCGGGTTCATGATGCGCGTATAGATGTTGCCGAACTCCTTGAGGGCAAAAAGCGTGGCTGCGTGTTC
Protein-coding regions in this window:
- the mraZ gene encoding division/cell wall cluster transcriptional repressor MraZ, with amino-acid sequence MWELFSFPNQHRVTLGAYMPGFKGEYEHSVDNKGRVSFPAKLRKSLNPQAQERFTILRGLDRCLFLYPEDEWQKIEDRLSRVNSFSREGRTLKRHFLRYAEDVTLDNQNRIPLPSTLTEWAGIDGKATFIGTGDCIEIWAPARLEAEDEDLDFESYQELFERVMGDHDTDDQT
- a CDS encoding 6-bladed beta-propeller; this encodes MYSRSYDAPLSLFEDHRMVRTFGALGKGPCEYTLAQSFDMSGDSLFVLSTAQSKIITYRISTGECLGELNVGSLVDRSYLARAGGGFYIGRFAYYAGTPDSTVMLHRLEDDGTMRPLELTLGMLDPVPMIYQMPAFTNDFRRQGDRLYAYFRYTNYLVSLDVQSEEVELLPLDLELHREEIEEAGNNFRQVNEIRENDLHGIGRIQASERWIAASEMIGNGNYENTMWLQFYSHQGEPIGRIYTRDYPVAELDGHLVYVLPSEDPSSEYASRLYYREVILQ
- a CDS encoding 6-bladed beta-propeller produces the protein MVKRASILSVGILCLLLFLSCKRETDIDTADSSTGDSPEVTIADSGETHLLRDDLKPLDTVMMIEAVGDSALIVVDAQPSVGYFANHVMTRTYGRIGRGPCEYLEISNIDTNSDSLFVLDSAQAKIIAYNLNTAECLGETSHPILQRAHYLERLDGSYLTGRIYYRVGTPDSTVLLKLVHDNGTVEDLSLTKGEVNPVPVRFPFDLQGINFARYGNRIYAAFPLSGMLAKLDLETHKISTYSMDLVLNRKAFEEATSDSGDAGDLINGGMVEIVRGVFAAKNWVGVSTIRFHREEPNIEKFHVFTPERKLIRSLNYQDNPSIIRGNELLIIDATGPAESRYGYQVTYRQISVY
- a CDS encoding 6-bladed beta-propeller, whose amino-acid sequence is MHTKLRTMRTLHLNALSLLFLLAVSCTGSDQPVDPSELEVSLSGSEETHLLKDDMQLLSSIENVMALGDSALLVVDQSPNVALFENHVMTRTFGQQGEGPCEYTRVGAIDVSGDSLYVHAPRQSKVITYRLSTGECTGEVSHESFNAATYLARAGGDFYTARTRYAQSMPDSTRLFFRHARDGEPEPLSFTKSMADPIDTPVPITYPGLNFARSGDMLFAYLPFTRTMISLDANTRETAIHPMELSIPREEIESASDSRRILELINQQMEYVVRLLATDRWVVASVVHPGDAGSDQIRGLQFYTHQGDFIGEVNLDAYRLAIHGNRIIYIRTVEDPSSDYSYEVVYREFTVE
- a CDS encoding 6-bladed beta-propeller, whose protein sequence is MPRRLSLLLLLFSLALASCTGGEEPNANAPSERSVTVGDVVESHPLEDDMKILDSVAELVPLGGGRHLVQDRSPSVALFEDYRMVRTYGATGEGPCEYSGISAIDTSGDSLFVLSANQAKVVTYHLETGECLGESGNEAFARRAYLERRGDAFYTARTYYVMGAADSTQVLFRIPDGGEAEPLELNVGALDPVETPVTMVAPGLNFLRRDNSLYAYYPFTDQMIRYDMNSGALDRFPLRVDIRREEITKAGENIDEIINIIQNNYQFVQHIVGGADWIAFSVAQQNGSDENATMYVQFYEPDGSFIGEIETEERMVAVEDGRLVLLREASDATAEHTYELIYREVTVE
- the metX gene encoding homoserine O-acetyltransferase, with the translated sequence MQHTHTFEKPFVTESGAVIPQPRAAWRSWGKLNQARDNAVVIFHALTGNCEADRWFGGLFGPGGVLNPAGSPDSPGRFVLCINVPGSCYGSSGPRTVNPHTGEPWRASFPEITIRDMVCFQQRVLDLLEITGVELAVGGSMGGMQVLEFCLMDRRARAGVVLAAGAAHSPWAVALNHTQRLAITGDPSWRGGDYPEDDPPRRGLSLARQIAMNSYRAPSDYRRKFGRERRSDGRFQVESYLEYQGDKLCRRFDAVSYLRLSRAMDSHDVGRGRGGLADALSRVQIPVLVAGVSSDGLYPAEEQRELASLLPRGQYTEIDSPHGHDAFLIEFGKMNQIIASFLENQTLESQT
- a CDS encoding O-acetylhomoserine aminocarboxypropyltransferase/cysteine synthase; amino-acid sequence: MSNQNNGRNYRFETLQLHAGQEADPATGARAVPIYQTTSYEFDDTEHAATLFALKEFGNIYTRIMNPTTDVFEKRIAALEGGAAAVATSSGQSAQFLTVVTIAQAGDNIVSTPFLYGGTYNQFKVTLPRLGIDVKFVEEDTLEAYESAIDEQTKAIYVESIGNPRGNVPDFEGLSKLAGKHGIPLVVDNTFGAAGAICRPIDHGADIVVQSATKWIGGHGTSIGGVITDAGTFNWGNGKFPVFTEPSPAYHGLKFWEVFGEDGPFGNIAFAIRARVEALRDIGAAPSPFNSFLLLQGLETLSLRTERHCENALKLAQWLRRHGDVSWVNYTGLADHPWHKRAEKYLQPNRFGAVLTFGVEGGYEAARSFIENVELSSHLANVGDAKTLVIHPSSTTHQQLSAEEQQSGGVTEDLIRVSVGIEHIDDILEDFEEAFKRIKVTS